CACGACATCGATGTGAGTGAAAATCTCGCCACAGCCATCCGCCTGACCTCGCAGATCGGCGTCATCGCCGCCTACTTCCATCGTGCGCGTCAGGGCCTCGAACTTCCTCCAGTGCGCAAGGATCTCAGCGAAGCCGCTCACTTCCTTTATCTGATCAATGGTGAAGCGCCGAGCAAGGAAGCCGAGAAGACCCTCGACATCGCCTACATCCTGCATGCCGAGCACGGCTTTAACGCCAGCACCTTCACCGCACGTGTCGTCGCTTCGACGCTCAGCGACATGTATTCCGCCATCAGCGCCGCCATTGGTGCGCTCAAAGGCCCGCTGCACGGCGGTGCGAATGAAGGCGTCATCCACATGCTCGAAGAGATTGGCTCGCCTGACAAAGTGGACGCCTGGGTCGAAGACGCCCTCGCACAGAAGAAAAAGATCATGGGCATCGGCCATCGTGTTTACAAAGTGCTCGATCCACGTGCGCCGCATCTGCGCGAGATGGCGATCCAGCTCACCGCCCAACTTGGTGAGTCGAAGTGGATTCAGATGTCTGAGCGCATCGCTGAAATCATGCGCGAGCGCAAAGGCCTCAATGCGAACGTCGATTTCTACAGCGCCACGGTTTATTACAGCCTCGGCATTCCGACCGATCTGTTCACGCCGATCTTCGCCATCGCCCGCATGAGCGGCTGGACGGCTCATGTGCTCGAACAGTGGAGCGAAAACCGCCTTTTCCGTCCGCTGAGCGAATACGTCGGCAAACCTTACGGCCAGAAGGTCGTGCCGATCGACGAGCGCTGAAGCACGGCTTAGGGGCTTCTAAATGTGGCGCAGAATCGCTCTTGCCCGTAACGTAGGTGCTTGATGCGTCTCCT
The Prosthecobacter sp. genome window above contains:
- a CDS encoding citrate synthase, which encodes MSVVSKGLEGIVAAETRLGEVKGAEGVLFYCGYDINELVKVSYEEVVHLLYYNKLPNRAELDKLTTALRAERELPQGVIDFLKTAPKTARPIDIMRTAVSMLGCYDLKRHDIDVSENLATAIRLTSQIGVIAAYFHRARQGLELPPVRKDLSEAAHFLYLINGEAPSKEAEKTLDIAYILHAEHGFNASTFTARVVASTLSDMYSAISAAIGALKGPLHGGANEGVIHMLEEIGSPDKVDAWVEDALAQKKKIMGIGHRVYKVLDPRAPHLREMAIQLTAQLGESKWIQMSERIAEIMRERKGLNANVDFYSATVYYSLGIPTDLFTPIFAIARMSGWTAHVLEQWSENRLFRPLSEYVGKPYGQKVVPIDER